A single Nitrosospira multiformis ATCC 25196 DNA region contains:
- the rplA gene encoding 50S ribosomal protein L1: MARLSKRLKAISEKVDRTKYYPLQDALNLVRETAIAKFDESIDVAVNLGIDAKKSDQAVRGSVVLPAGTGKTVRVAVFAQGDKAREAAAAGADIVGFEDLAEQIKAGNIEFDVAIASPDAMRVVGQLGQILGPRGLMPNPKVGTVTPDVAGAVKNAKAGQVQYRADKGGIVQCTIGRASFTVDALTQNMMALIDALNKSKPAASKGIYLRKISVSSTMGIGVRVDQTSMR, translated from the coding sequence ATGGCGCGCCTTTCCAAACGCCTCAAGGCGATCTCGGAAAAAGTGGATCGCACGAAATATTACCCGTTGCAGGATGCGCTCAATCTGGTCAGGGAAACAGCGATCGCGAAATTCGACGAATCCATCGATGTGGCGGTCAATCTTGGGATAGACGCAAAAAAATCTGACCAGGCAGTGCGTGGGTCCGTGGTGTTGCCTGCGGGTACGGGAAAGACCGTGCGGGTGGCCGTATTTGCGCAGGGTGACAAGGCCCGGGAAGCGGCGGCAGCGGGGGCCGATATTGTTGGCTTTGAAGATCTCGCCGAGCAGATCAAGGCGGGCAATATCGAATTCGATGTGGCTATCGCCAGTCCCGATGCAATGCGTGTTGTAGGACAACTGGGACAGATACTCGGTCCGCGTGGCTTGATGCCCAATCCCAAGGTGGGAACGGTAACGCCGGATGTGGCCGGTGCGGTAAAAAACGCGAAAGCCGGTCAAGTGCAGTATCGTGCCGATAAAGGAGGCATCGTCCAATGCACCATCGGACGCGCCTCGTTCACGGTGGATGCCCTGACCCAAAACATGATGGCGCTGATCGATGCGCTCAATAAATCCAAGCCTGCCGCATCCAAGGGCATCTATCTAAGGAAGATATCAGTCTCGAGCACAATGGGAATAGGTGTGCGCGTGGATCAGACAAGCATGCGATAG
- the rplK gene encoding 50S ribosomal protein L11 → MAKKIVGYIKLQVPAGKANPSPPIGPALGQRGLNIMEFCKAFNAATQKMEVGLPVPVVITAYADKSFTFTMKTTPATVLIKKAAGVGKGSAKPHTDKIGRLTRKQMEEIAQIKMPDLTAADMDAAVRTIAGSARSMGIEVEGA, encoded by the coding sequence ATGGCAAAGAAAATAGTCGGCTATATCAAATTGCAGGTGCCGGCGGGGAAGGCAAACCCCAGCCCGCCAATAGGCCCTGCCCTGGGGCAGCGAGGACTCAATATCATGGAGTTCTGCAAGGCATTCAATGCGGCAACGCAGAAAATGGAAGTCGGCCTGCCGGTTCCGGTCGTCATAACCGCTTATGCCGACAAGAGCTTCACCTTTACCATGAAGACCACGCCCGCCACCGTGCTGATAAAGAAGGCAGCGGGAGTGGGCAAGGGAAGCGCGAAACCCCATACGGATAAGATAGGACGATTGACACGGAAGCAGATGGAAGAAATCGCACAGATAAAAATGCCGGATCTGACTGCCGCGGACATGGACGCGGCAGTCCGTACCATTGCGGGTAGTGCTCGCAGCATGGGTATAGAAGTGGAGGGCGCATAA
- the rplL gene encoding 50S ribosomal protein L7/L12, which translates to MAIAKAEILDAIANMTVLELSQLIKEMEEKFGVSAAAAAVVAAAPAAGAAAAPAEEQTEFTVMLTAVGESKVNVIKVVRAVTGLGLKEAKDLVDGAPKPVKEGIAKADAEAIQKQLAEAGATAEIK; encoded by the coding sequence ATGGCTATAGCCAAAGCAGAAATTTTGGATGCGATTGCAAATATGACTGTGCTGGAGCTTTCCCAGCTCATCAAGGAAATGGAAGAGAAGTTTGGTGTTTCCGCTGCCGCTGCCGCGGTTGTGGCAGCAGCGCCTGCAGCAGGCGCCGCTGCAGCCCCCGCAGAGGAACAAACTGAATTTACCGTGATGCTGACTGCGGTGGGTGAAAGCAAGGTAAATGTGATCAAGGTGGTGCGTGCCGTTACCGGTCTTGGCTTGAAAGAAGCAAAAGATCTGGTGGACGGAGCCCCCAAGCCAGTGAAGGAAGGTATTGCCAAAGCGGATGCGGAAGCCATCCAGAAGCAGCTTGCTGAAGCCGGCGCTACTGCTGAAATCAAATAA
- the secE gene encoding preprotein translocase subunit SecE, which produces MDKIKLGFALLLLIAGIAGFYYLRESAMVIRVISVLGGLVLATVVVSFTAQGKQFYAFSRESWEETKKVVWPNRKETVQTTGIVFAFVLVMAMFLWMIDAGLLLAVKYLMGQEG; this is translated from the coding sequence GTGGATAAGATCAAGTTGGGATTCGCGCTTCTGCTGCTGATTGCGGGTATTGCCGGATTCTATTACCTGCGCGAGAGCGCAATGGTAATTCGCGTCATTTCAGTTCTCGGAGGCCTCGTTCTTGCGACCGTGGTGGTGTCGTTCACCGCTCAGGGCAAGCAGTTTTACGCGTTCAGCAGGGAGTCGTGGGAAGAGACCAAGAAGGTGGTATGGCCGAACCGGAAGGAGACGGTGCAGACGACGGGTATCGTTTTTGCCTTCGTTCTGGTAATGGCCATGTTCCTGTGGATGATAGACGCGGGCCTGCTGCTGGCGGTGAAATATCTCATGGGGCAGGAAGGGTAA
- the rplJ gene encoding 50S ribosomal protein L10, which yields MSLNLDEKKAVVAEVSAQVAKAQAIIIAEYRGLGVGHMTQLRAKARQSGIYFRVLKNSLARRAVSDTPFSGLSEHMVGPLAYGIGSDPVAAAKVLHEFSKGNDKLVIKAGAMANHVISSSEIASLASLPSREELLAKLLGTMQAPVANFVRTLNEVPARFVRGLAAVRDQKESA from the coding sequence TTGAGTCTAAATTTAGATGAGAAAAAAGCGGTGGTCGCTGAAGTCAGCGCGCAGGTAGCCAAAGCGCAGGCCATCATCATCGCGGAGTACCGCGGACTTGGGGTCGGCCACATGACGCAGCTGCGGGCGAAGGCGCGGCAGTCGGGGATATATTTCCGGGTGCTTAAAAATTCGCTGGCCCGCAGAGCGGTTTCGGACACCCCGTTTTCCGGATTGTCCGAGCATATGGTCGGGCCTCTCGCTTATGGCATCGGTAGCGATCCGGTTGCGGCTGCGAAGGTGCTGCACGAGTTTTCGAAGGGTAACGACAAACTCGTGATCAAGGCTGGCGCCATGGCGAATCATGTCATTTCCAGCAGTGAGATTGCCAGTCTGGCCTCTCTGCCAAGCCGCGAGGAGCTTCTTGCCAAGCTGCTGGGCACGATGCAGGCGCCCGTGGCCAATTTTGTGCGGACCTTGAATGAAGTTCCCGCGCGTTTTGTTCGTGGCCTCGCCGCTGTTCGCGACCAGAAAGAAAGCGCTTGA
- the nusG gene encoding transcription termination/antitermination protein NusG, whose product MEKKWYVVHAYSGFEKSVQRALKERISRAGMLDKFGQILVPVEEVIEMKAGQKNLSERKFFPGYVLVEMEMTDETWHLVKNTPKVTGFIGGTAMNPTPISEKEVQNILHQIQEGVEKPKPKILFETGEAVRVKEGPFTDFHGNVEDVNYDKSKLRVSVSIFGRPTPVELDFSQVEKA is encoded by the coding sequence ATGGAAAAGAAGTGGTATGTGGTTCATGCCTACTCCGGTTTCGAGAAGAGCGTGCAGCGCGCGCTGAAGGAGCGAATCAGTCGCGCTGGAATGCTGGATAAGTTCGGACAGATACTCGTTCCTGTGGAAGAAGTCATTGAGATGAAAGCAGGACAGAAAAATCTCAGCGAACGGAAGTTTTTCCCGGGCTACGTGCTGGTCGAGATGGAGATGACCGACGAAACATGGCACCTGGTCAAAAACACGCCGAAGGTGACGGGCTTCATTGGCGGTACGGCCATGAATCCTACGCCTATCAGCGAGAAGGAAGTGCAGAACATTCTCCATCAAATTCAGGAAGGGGTGGAAAAACCCAAGCCCAAGATTCTTTTCGAAACGGGCGAGGCGGTGCGTGTCAAGGAAGGACCATTTACGGATTTTCACGGCAACGTGGAAGACGTCAATTACGACAAAAGCAAGCTGCGGGTTTCAGTGTCCATTTTTGGACGTCCCACACCTGTAGAGCTGGATTTCAGTCAGGTCGAGAAAGCTTAG